A single Lactuca sativa cultivar Salinas chromosome 8, Lsat_Salinas_v11, whole genome shotgun sequence DNA region contains:
- the LOC111900148 gene encoding exocyst complex component EXO84C: MDSSEEEDDFPSIESVTPQSKIDTVFQSKTEKGIRKLCFELLDLKDAVENLCGNTQSKYLAFLRLSDEVVEMEHELNDLRKNISAQGILIQDLLSGVHHELSEWSKANNTEKLQKDTEFDFPNESQDEKRSSLENIDLLLAEHKVEEAIEALETEERKHPDLKTSSDSLSNEFSKRKSLIENQLVDIIEQTDLKVAVLGLLKLGKGPLAHNLFLKSKAARLQKSIQIFLPSCPCYPETFPATLSNIIFSTISSTTKEMGTIFGDDLLYNNRLVQWAEREIELFVKLVKENAPSSETVSALHAASVCVQASLNHCSVLESQGLKLSKVLLVLLEPYIEEVLELNFRRARKLVFDFSGNDEMLPLSPRLASPLSTFAISSDGMLVDSGTRFIFMVKDIVEQLTRLVILHFGGNILTRILKLFDQYMDELIKALPEPSEDDSLVELKEAVPFKAETDSQQLALLGTAFTIAEELLPMVMSRIWSVLNESKEAGNDNTAPLLNNAIDYKDWRKQLQHSLDKLRDHFCRQYVLNFIYSRDGKTRPDANIYLCGEGDDLNWNSDPLPSLPFQALFGKLQQLATVAGDVLLGKEKIQKVLLARLTETVVMWVMSNEEDFWGVLENEVAKLQPQGLQQLILDMHFTVEIARFAGYPSRNVHQMASSIIARAIRTFSGRGLNQQSALPEDEWFVETAKAAINKLLMGGDGSDTSEIDEDHIILHDDEDDDDEDDDELHDEVISDSDGSPSSLSTITTSESFASAESQMLDSLSDFTDPES, encoded by the exons GGCATTAGAAAGCTCTGTTTTGAGCTTCTTGATTTGAAGGATGCAGTAGAGAATCTATGTGGCAACACTCAATCCAAATACTTAGCTTTTCTGAG GTTATCCGATGAGGTTGTGGAAATGGAGCATGAACTCAACGACCTAAGAAAGAACATCTCTGCACAAGGAATCCTCATACAAGACTTACTAAGTGGGGTCCACCATGAACTGAGTGAATGGAGTAAAGCCAACAACACTGAGAAACTTCAAAAAGACACCGAATTCGACTTCCCAAATGAATCACAAGATGAAAAAAGATCATCTTTAGAAAATATAGACCTTCTTCTAGCTGAACATAAAGTAGAAGAAGCCATAGAAGCACTAGAAACAGAAGAAAGAAAACACCCTGACCTTAAAACCTCATCTGATTCATTATCCAATGAATTTTCAAAACGAAAATCTTTAATTGAAAATCAACTTGTTGACATCATCGAACAAACCGATTTAAAAGTAGCAGTTTTGGGTCTACTAAAGCTAGGAAAAGGTCCTCTTGCACATAATCTTTTTCTCAAATCAAAAGCTGCCCGACTTCAAAAAAGTATCCAAATCTTTCTCCCATCCTGCCCGTGCTACCCGGAAACATTTCCGGCCACTTTATCCAACATTATCTTTTCCACAATCTCATCAACAACCAAAGAAATGGGAACAATATTTGGAGATGATTTACTCTACAACAACCGACTTGTTCAATGGGCAGAAAGGGAAATTGAATTATTTGTGAAATTGGTTAAAGAAAACGCCCCTTCTTCAGAAACTGTTTCAGCTTTACATGCTGCAAGTGTTTGTGTTCAGGCTAGTTTGAATCACTGCTCAGTGTTGGAATCACAAGGGCTAAAGTTGTCAAAAGTGCTTTTAGTGCTTTTGGAGCCTTACATTGAAGAGGTTCTTGAATTGAATTTTAGAAGAGCAAGaaaattagtttttgatttttcaggAAATGATGAGATGTTGCCATTGTCACCTCGCCTTGCCTCTCCTTTGTCTACTTTTGCTATATCTTCTGATGGAATGCTTGTTGATAGTGGGACCCGTTTCATCTTCATGGTCAAA GATATAGTGGAGCAACTAACACGCCTAGTCATCCTACACTTTGGAGGAAATATTTTAACAAGAATTCTAAAACTTTTTGATCAATACATGGATGAACTCATAAAAGCTTTACCTGAACCTTCTGAAGATGACAGTTTAGTGGAGTTAAAAGAAGCAGTGCCTTTTAAAGCCGAAACAGATTCCCAACAACTTGCCCTTTTGGGAACTGCATTCACCATTGCAGAAGAGCTGTTACCGATGGTTATGTCAAGAATATGGAGTGTTTTAAATGAAAGCAAGGAAGCAGGAAATGACAATACTGCCCCTCTGTTGAATAATGCTATAGATTATAAGGACTGGAGAAAGCAGCTTCAGCATTCACTGGATAAGCTTAGAGATCATTTCTGTAGACAATATGTGTTGAATTTTATATATTCAAGAGATGGGAAAACACGCCCCGATGCAAATATTTATTTATGTGGTGAAGGTGATGATCTTAATTGGAATTCTGATCCTTTGCCTTCCTTGCCCTTCCAG GCATTATTTGGAAAGCTGCAGCAGTTAGCAACAGTTGCTGGAGATGTGTTACTTGGGAAAGAAAAGATACAGAAAGTGTTGCTTGCAAGGCTAACTGAAACTGTTGTGATGTGGGTGATGTCTAATGAAGaggatttttggggtgttttagaaAATGAAGTGGCAAAACTTCAACCACAAGGATTGCAACAG ttGATTCTTGATATGCATTTTACTGTTGAAATTGCGCGTTTTGCTGGTTACCCTTCAAGAAATGTGCACCAAATGGCATCATCTATAATTGCTCGTGCTATCAGAACATTCTCAGGCAGAGGTCTAAACCAACAAAG TGCACTGCCTGAGGATGAATGGTTTGTTGAAACTGCAAAGGCTGCAATAAACAAACTGTTGATGGGAGGTGATGGATCTGATACTTCTGAAATCGATGAAGACCATATAATCTTAcatgatgatgaggatgatgatgatgaagatgatgatgagttaCATGATGAAGTGATCTCAGATTCTGATGGATCTCCATCTTCTTTGTCCACAATTACAACATCCGAGTCGTTTGCTTCTGCAGAAAGTCAAATGTTGGATAGTCTCTCGGACTTTACAGATCCTGAATCATGA